A window of the Arachis duranensis cultivar V14167 chromosome 5, aradu.V14167.gnm2.J7QH, whole genome shotgun sequence genome harbors these coding sequences:
- the LOC107487859 gene encoding proline-rich receptor-like protein kinase PERK4 — MSSSNSSTLSPPSDDDTPSSDQSPPSPSSSSPSPPSSSTQDDSDDSSSSSPPPSPPSPPPPSQDSSSPSSSSPPAPLPPTPASQDSSPPATRPPGSSSGEALVPSPPGTSPSGSKGLGNLFSDDLGHIVAYVSIGVFFLILLIIAIVCIRRRSKKKKQQQQQKLYYYGGDAPDQQKTNYYYNNNNGGKNQNYYGGGGGPANQEHVVRMPNGMIGMGMVPGPNAGVGAAWGAQQPPQMIMSNGSDLSSNFSMGPPPLPPPSPGITLGLKAGTFTYEELAAATGNFADANMIGQGGFGYVYKGVFPNGKEVAVKTLKAGSGQGEREFQAEIEIISRVHHRHLVSLVGYCIAGGQRMLVYEFIPNNTLEYHLHGKDLPTMDWPTRMRIAIGAAKGLAYLHEDCHPRIIHRDIKAANVLIDSSFEAKVADFGLAKLTTDNNTHVSTRVMGTFGYLAPEYASSGKLTEKSDVFSFGVMLLEIITGKRPVDLSGAMDDSLVDWARPLLIRGLEEDGNFGELVDPCLEGNYNKQEMTRMAACASSSIRHSAKKRPKMSQIVRALEGDVSLDDLKNMGKAGAIGGSGGGVLNPSGGGSSDYDTMQYNADLQKFRKTVFSSPENTSGSSGERP; from the exons ATGTCTTCCTCCAATTCTTCAACACTCTCACCACCCTCTGACGATGATACTCCCTCTTCTGATCAGAGCCCACCATCACCCTCATCGTCATCACCCTCGCCACCATCCTCGTCCACCCAAGATGATTCTGAtgattcttcatcatcatcaccaccaccatcaccgcCATCACCGCCGCCACCCTCCCAAGATTCCTCCTCCCCGTCATCATCATCACCTCCAGCGCCGTTACCACCCACGCCAGCCTCACAAGATTCCTCTCCTCCTGCTACCCGACCTCCAGGATCATCCTCCGGCGAGGCATTAGTACCGTCTCCTCCAGGAACCTCACCATCAGGGTCTAAGGGTCTTGGCAATCTCTTCAGTGATGATTTGGGACACATTGTAGCATACGTTTCAATAGGAGTTTTTTTTCTTATCCTTCTCATTATTGCCATTGTTTGCATAAGAAGAAGGTccaaaaagaagaagcagcaacaacaacagaaGTTGTACTACTATGGTGGAGATGCACCTGATCAACAAAAAACTAACTACtactacaacaacaacaatggtggGAAGAATCAAAATTACTACGGAGGAGGTGGTGGTCCAGCAAATCAAGAACATGTAGTGAGGATGCCAAATGGAATGATAGGGATGGGAATGGTTCCGGGTCCTAACGCCGGTGTTGGTGCTGCTTGGGGTGCACAGCAACCTCCTCAGATGATTATGTCAAACGGCTCAGACTTGAGCTCGAATTTCTCGATGGGGCCTCCGCCTCTGCCTCCTCCGTCACCGGGTATTACATTAGGCCTCAAGGCTGGCACCTTCACCTACGAAGAACTCGCAGCAGCAACAGGAAACTTTGCAGATGCAAACATGATAGGGCAAGGTGGATTCGGTTACGTCTACAAGGGAGTGTTCCCTAACGGAAAGGAGGTGGCCGTTAAGACTCTCAAGGCCGGTAGCGGTCAAGGTGAGCGCGAGTTCCAGGCTGAGATTGAGATCATCAGCCGTGTTCATCATCGCCACCTTGTTTCTCTTGTTGGTTACTGCATTGCCGGTGGCCAGAGAATGTTGGTCTATGAATTCATCCCTAATAACACCTTGGAATATCACCTTCATGGTAAGGATCTTCCTACCATGGATTGGCCTACCAGAATGCGCATTGCCATTGGAGCTGCTAAGGGACTTGCTTATCTTCATGAAGATT GTCATCCTCGCATCATCCATCGTGACATCAAAGCTGCCAATGTCCTTATTGATAGTAGCTTCGAAGCAAAG GTGGCTGATTTCGGATTGGCTAAGCTGACGACAGATAATAACACTCATGTTTCAACTCGTGTCATGGGAACATTCGG GTACTTAGCTCCTGAATATGCATCAAGTGGAAAATTGACAGAGAAGTCTGATGTATTCTCGTTTGGAGTGATGCTATTAGAAATCATAACCGGGAAGCGCCCTGTGGATCTCTCAGGTGCCATGGATGACAGCTTAGTTGACTGG GCACGGCCACTACTGATACGTGGGTTGGAGGAAGACGGCAACTTTGGAGAATTGGTAGATCCATGTTTGGAAGGAAACTACAACAAACAAGAAATGACAAGAATGGCAGCTTGCGCTTCTTCCAGCATCCGTCACTCTGCCAAGAAGCGTCCAAAAATGAGTCAG ATTGTAAGGGCGTTGGAAGGAGATGTGTCATTGGATGACTTGAAGAATATGGGTAAGGCAGGTGCAATTGGTGGTAGCGGTGGTGGTGTCCTGAACCCTTCAGGAGGAGGGAGCAGTGACTATGACACAATGCAGTACAATGCTGATTTACAAAAGTTCAGAAAAACGGTGTTTTCAAGCCCGGAAAACACAAGCGGTAGTAGTGGTGAGAGGCCTTAA
- the LOC107487863 gene encoding sulfite exporter TauE/SafE family protein 3 isoform X2, whose protein sequence is MKFDWRIIVGSMVGFLGAALGSVGGVGGGGIFVPMLALIIGFDPKSSTAISKCMIMGAAGSTVYYNLRLRHPTLDIPLIDYDLALLFQPMLMLGISIGVAFNVMFADWMVTVLLIILFIGTSTKALFKGIETWKKETMLKKEAAKALEAEPKPGDESEYKRLPSGPTNNIHDEEAPILQNIYWKESLLLVYVWVAFLIVQIVKTYTKTCSIEYWVLNTLQVPIAVSVTLFEAICISKGTRVIASKGKEFTNWKIHQICLCCACGIIAGIVGGLLGLGGGFILGPLFLELGIPPQVASATSTFAMFFSSSMSVVQYYLLDRFPVPYASYFVMVATFAAFAGQHVVRRIIAILGRASIIIFILALTIFISAISLGGVGIEKMIEKMENQEYMGFEDLCKLS, encoded by the exons ATGAAGTTTGATTGGAGAATTATTGTGGGATCAATGGTTGGATTTTTGGGAGCAGCATTGGGCAGCGTTGGAGGGGTTGGAGGTGGTGGGATTTTTGTGCCAATGCTTGCTTTGATCATTGGCTTTGATCCCAAGTCTTCTACAGCCATTTCTAAGT GTATGATTATGGGTGCAGCTGGGTCAACAGTATACTATAATCTGAGGCTTAGACACCCAACTTTAGACATACCCCTTATTGATTATGATCTGGCTCTGCTATTCCAACCTATGCTGATGCTTGGAATAAGCATTGGTGTTGCATTCAATGTCATGTTTGCTGATTGGATGGTCACTGTTTTGCTTATTATCTTATTCATAG GTACATCAACAAAAGCTTTATTCAAAGGCATAGAAACCTGGAAAAAGGAAACAATGTTGAAAAAG GAAGCTGCGAAGGCTTTAGAAGCAGAACCAAAACCTGGTGATG AGAGTGAGTACAAACGACTACCAAGTGGTCCAACTAATAATATACATGATGAAGAG GCCCCTATATTACAGAACATATATTGGAAAGAATCATTACTCCTTGTGTATGTTTGGGTGGCTTTTCTCATTGTTCAGATTGTTAAG ACATACACCAAGACTTGCTCCATAGAGTACTGGGTTCTAAATACATTGCAG GTGCCTATTGCAGTCTCTGTTACACTTTTTGAAGCCATATGCATATCCAAAGGAACTAGAGTGATAGCATCAAAGGGAAAGGAATTTACAAATTGGAAGATTCATCAGATTTGTCTTTGCTGTGCATGTGGAATAATAGCTGGTATTGTTGGTGGACTTCTTGGTCTAGGGGGTGGCTTCATTTTGGGGCCACTCTTTCTAGAACTTGGGATTCCTCCTCAG GTAGCAAGTGCTACATCAACTTTTGCCATGTTTTTCTCATCCTCCATGTCAGTGGTGCAATATTACCTTCTAGATCGGTTTCCAGTACCCTATG CTTCTTACTTTGTTATGGTTGCAACCTTTGCTGCTTTCGCTGGCCAGCATGTGGTGAGAAGAATAATTGCAATCCTTGGCAGAGCTTCCATTATCATCTTCATTCTAGCCTTGACCATTTTCATAAGTGCAATCAGCTTAG GTGGGGTTGGAATAGAGAAAATGATTGAGAAGATGGAAAATCAAGAGTACATGGGTTTTGAAGATCTCTGCAAGCTATCTTAG
- the LOC107487863 gene encoding sulfite exporter TauE/SafE family protein 3 isoform X1 — protein sequence MKFDWRIIVGSMVGFLGAALGSVGGVGGGGIFVPMLALIIGFDPKSSTAISKCMIMGAAGSTVYYNLRLRHPTLDIPLIDYDLALLFQPMLMLGISIGVAFNVMFADWMVTVLLIILFIGTSTKALFKGIETWKKETMLKKEAAKALEAEPKPGDDDSAESEYKRLPSGPTNNIHDEEAPILQNIYWKESLLLVYVWVAFLIVQIVKTYTKTCSIEYWVLNTLQVPIAVSVTLFEAICISKGTRVIASKGKEFTNWKIHQICLCCACGIIAGIVGGLLGLGGGFILGPLFLELGIPPQVASATSTFAMFFSSSMSVVQYYLLDRFPVPYASYFVMVATFAAFAGQHVVRRIIAILGRASIIIFILALTIFISAISLGGVGIEKMIEKMENQEYMGFEDLCKLS from the exons ATGAAGTTTGATTGGAGAATTATTGTGGGATCAATGGTTGGATTTTTGGGAGCAGCATTGGGCAGCGTTGGAGGGGTTGGAGGTGGTGGGATTTTTGTGCCAATGCTTGCTTTGATCATTGGCTTTGATCCCAAGTCTTCTACAGCCATTTCTAAGT GTATGATTATGGGTGCAGCTGGGTCAACAGTATACTATAATCTGAGGCTTAGACACCCAACTTTAGACATACCCCTTATTGATTATGATCTGGCTCTGCTATTCCAACCTATGCTGATGCTTGGAATAAGCATTGGTGTTGCATTCAATGTCATGTTTGCTGATTGGATGGTCACTGTTTTGCTTATTATCTTATTCATAG GTACATCAACAAAAGCTTTATTCAAAGGCATAGAAACCTGGAAAAAGGAAACAATGTTGAAAAAG GAAGCTGCGAAGGCTTTAGAAGCAGAACCAAAACCTGGTGATG ATGATTCTGCAGAGAGTGAGTACAAACGACTACCAAGTGGTCCAACTAATAATATACATGATGAAGAG GCCCCTATATTACAGAACATATATTGGAAAGAATCATTACTCCTTGTGTATGTTTGGGTGGCTTTTCTCATTGTTCAGATTGTTAAG ACATACACCAAGACTTGCTCCATAGAGTACTGGGTTCTAAATACATTGCAG GTGCCTATTGCAGTCTCTGTTACACTTTTTGAAGCCATATGCATATCCAAAGGAACTAGAGTGATAGCATCAAAGGGAAAGGAATTTACAAATTGGAAGATTCATCAGATTTGTCTTTGCTGTGCATGTGGAATAATAGCTGGTATTGTTGGTGGACTTCTTGGTCTAGGGGGTGGCTTCATTTTGGGGCCACTCTTTCTAGAACTTGGGATTCCTCCTCAG GTAGCAAGTGCTACATCAACTTTTGCCATGTTTTTCTCATCCTCCATGTCAGTGGTGCAATATTACCTTCTAGATCGGTTTCCAGTACCCTATG CTTCTTACTTTGTTATGGTTGCAACCTTTGCTGCTTTCGCTGGCCAGCATGTGGTGAGAAGAATAATTGCAATCCTTGGCAGAGCTTCCATTATCATCTTCATTCTAGCCTTGACCATTTTCATAAGTGCAATCAGCTTAG GTGGGGTTGGAATAGAGAAAATGATTGAGAAGATGGAAAATCAAGAGTACATGGGTTTTGAAGATCTCTGCAAGCTATCTTAG